DNA sequence from the Anaerolineales bacterium genome:
CAAGACCCGGTGCGGAGGTGTCGAGTCTGCCTTCAGCCTGCCTTGCCCTCGGCAGGGAACCTTGCTGGGCAGCACTCCGGGAAGGGAAGCCGTCCAGGGGAGCCGACAAACCCCGGCTCTGCCTGAAGGAGGAATAGGGGATGACTGAGCCGACATCTCCGTCTGTCGAGCCCATGGCCGCGCCGAAGCGGTCGCGGCCGATCTGGCTGGTCGTGCTGATCGTGCTGGTCGTGGTGTGCTGCTGCTGCGCCGCCCTCAGCATTCTGACCGTCAGCCTGTGGAACTTCGGTGATCAACTGCTGGGCCTGACCCGGCTTCTGGCGACCAGCGTCCTAGCCTGAGGCCGGTCCTTCGACCAGGGCCACAACCTGGGCTTCGCCAACCAAGACGTGGGGTTTGGGCTACGGCCAAGCCCCACGTCTCGCGTCAGGCGGGCCCGGCGGGGCGGCCACAGAGCCTGCGACCGAGCGACCGGCCGACCGAGGCTCCGAGGGCTACTCCGGCGGGTGGCGATCGGCGAAGGGTCCCTGGCGCTGGCGCGCCAGCGCTTGCAGTTCGTCCAACGCTTGTAAGGCGCGCTGGCGCTCGGCGGCAGGGATCTGCAGCGCTTCGAACTCCTCGAGGTCCAACACCGCCATCCGGCCATCCGGGAAAACCAGCAAGTCGAGGGCCAGGTCCTCGCAGGTCAGGCTGTGGCTGTCGATCGTGGCCGGGCGGGCGAAGTTGCAGTACCAGCCCTTGAAGGCGGCGGTCTCAACATCGTGAATGGCGAAGATGTTGTACCAGCGGTCGTTGTAGTAGGTCTCGACGAAGCGGTCGCCGCGCCGCAGCTGCATGCCGTTGAAGGCAGTGTCCTCCCGATCGAAGAACGCCAGCAGCACGATATGCGAGGCGCTCGCCTCCAGCACTTCTCCGGGGTAGTGCCA
Encoded proteins:
- a CDS encoding DUF402 domain-containing protein — encoded protein: MRREDPPPFIVHKLDAAGREVWHYPGEVLEASASHIVLLAFFDREDTAFNGMQLRRGDRFVETYYNDRWYNIFAIHDVETAAFKGWYCNFARPATIDSHSLTCEDLALDLLVFPDGRMAVLDLEEFEALQIPAAERQRALQALDELQALARQRQGPFADRHPPE